In one window of Canis aureus isolate CA01 chromosome 36, VMU_Caureus_v.1.0, whole genome shotgun sequence DNA:
- the LOC144306263 gene encoding uncharacterized protein LOC144306263, with translation MNPPTRPSGEDSEIRVPAFAVKTPSSLYLLCIALLGTSGVVKTVGEEVRFTQQLLSWSPAAGNQYLSSRPLHPVLGTQTRSSEDSQETAGSKSHQSNSGHIKCICVCGSNPDPTHPGSS, from the exons ATGAATCCTCCCACCAGGCCTTCAG GGGAAGATTCAGAGATTCGGGTTCCAGCCTTTGCTGTGAAGACCCCTTCTTCCCTTTACTTGCTGTGTATTGCACTCCTGGGCACGTCGGGTGTTGTGAAAACAGTGGGTGAGGAAGTCAGATTCACCCAGCAGCTCCTCTCATGGAGCCCTGCAGCCGGCAACCAGTACCTTTCCTCGCGT CCCCTTCATCCTGTCCTAGGGACCCAAACACGCAGCTCAGAAGACAGTCAGGAGACAGCAGGCTCCAAGAGCCATCAGAGTAATTCAG GACACATAAAATGCATCTGTGTCTGTGGGTCAAATCCAGACCCTACCCATCCTGGTTCAAGTTGA